One genomic window of Blastopirellula retiformator includes the following:
- the rpsO gene encoding 30S ribosomal protein S15 gives MSITKEKKQEVIQGFQRSGEDTGSPEVQIAVLTTRINNLTEHMRAHKHDYATRRGLLMMVSRRRRLLDYVKRHDPEKYLELLAQLNIRK, from the coding sequence ATGTCGATCACGAAAGAAAAGAAACAAGAGGTCATTCAAGGGTTCCAACGTTCCGGCGAAGATACCGGATCGCCAGAAGTGCAGATCGCGGTGTTGACGACGCGGATCAACAACCTGACCGAGCACATGCGGGCCCACAAGCACGACTACGCGACTCGCCGCGGGCTGCTGATGATGGTTAGCCGTCGTCGCCGCTTGCTCGATTACGTGAAGCGTCACGATCCGGAAAAGTACTTGGAACTGCTGGCGCAGCTCAACATCCGGAAGTAG
- the pnp gene encoding polyribonucleotide nucleotidyltransferase has protein sequence METTRVEKQIGKLTLSFETGYLAKQAAGACLTQYGDTTVLTATVSGPSRPGTDFFPLTCDYRERTAAAGKFPGGFIKREGRPTTKEILTSRLIDRPIRPMFPKGFRDEVQVMATVLSSDRQNDGDVLAMNGASAALGVSGLPFQGPLAAVRLAYVNEEFIVFPTHEELEESELDLIISGNKESVLMIEGFSREMPEDLMLKAIETCHGYIREICDLQMEFFEKAGVKPCTWEEPAPNAVYQPLVDRYYNDFKSAKQTEGKQNRAEAVKALKERVKAEMIPDPAAEGAICEDDFKEAWHDLEERVVRDLILSGTRPDGRDGNTLRNIECHVDVLPRVHGSAVFQRGETQSLVTITLGTSRDEQRVDGLQEEYAKKFMLDYNFPSFSVGECRPIRGPGRREIGHGALAERSVKPVLPGPEEFPYTIRVISDILESNGSSSMASVCGATLGLMAAGVPISNPVAGISVGLVQEGDDFILLTDILGDEDHFGDMDFKIAGTQNGITGIQLDLKIKGISAEIIKATLEQSREARIEILRTMLTTISAPKDEPSAWAPRLMSTKINPEKIGLLIGPGGKTIRSIQEETGATIDVQEDGTVLVASATLEWAEAAMARVQAITGEVEVGKIYEGRVTSVKDFGAFVEILPGRDGLCHISELSNEYVGNVNDVVKVGDMLKVKVLLVDEHDRVKLSHKAIDAPAGDDNGEPQPAGAGEGGGGDRGGRGGRGGRGGRGGRGRRDD, from the coding sequence GTGGAAACTACTCGCGTTGAAAAGCAAATTGGTAAACTGACCCTCTCCTTTGAGACGGGCTATCTAGCGAAACAAGCGGCGGGCGCCTGCCTCACGCAATACGGCGACACGACTGTCTTAACGGCCACGGTTTCCGGCCCTTCTCGACCCGGCACTGATTTCTTCCCCCTTACCTGCGATTATCGCGAGCGTACAGCGGCGGCCGGTAAGTTCCCAGGCGGCTTCATCAAGCGTGAAGGACGTCCGACCACCAAAGAAATTCTGACCTCGCGTCTGATCGATCGTCCGATCCGCCCGATGTTCCCGAAGGGTTTCCGCGACGAAGTCCAGGTCATGGCCACCGTCCTCTCCAGCGATCGTCAGAATGACGGCGACGTGCTGGCGATGAACGGCGCCTCGGCCGCGCTGGGCGTTTCGGGGTTGCCGTTCCAAGGTCCGCTGGCTGCGGTCCGTCTGGCCTACGTCAACGAAGAGTTCATCGTCTTCCCGACCCATGAAGAGCTGGAAGAAAGCGAACTCGACCTGATCATCTCGGGCAACAAGGAATCGGTCCTGATGATCGAAGGCTTCTCTCGCGAGATGCCGGAAGATCTGATGCTGAAGGCGATCGAAACCTGCCACGGCTACATCCGCGAAATCTGCGACCTGCAGATGGAGTTCTTCGAGAAGGCCGGCGTCAAGCCGTGCACTTGGGAAGAGCCCGCGCCGAACGCCGTCTATCAGCCGCTGGTCGATCGTTACTACAACGACTTCAAGTCGGCCAAGCAGACCGAAGGCAAGCAGAACCGCGCCGAAGCGGTCAAGGCGTTGAAGGAACGCGTCAAAGCGGAAATGATCCCCGATCCGGCTGCCGAAGGCGCCATCTGCGAAGACGACTTCAAAGAAGCCTGGCATGACCTGGAAGAACGCGTCGTCCGCGACCTGATCCTGTCGGGAACTCGCCCGGACGGTCGTGACGGCAACACCCTGCGTAACATTGAATGTCACGTTGACGTGCTGCCGCGCGTTCACGGTTCGGCTGTGTTCCAGCGTGGCGAAACGCAGTCGCTGGTCACGATCACCCTCGGCACCTCGCGTGACGAACAACGGGTCGACGGCCTGCAGGAAGAATACGCCAAGAAGTTCATGCTGGACTACAACTTCCCCTCGTTCTCGGTCGGCGAATGCCGCCCGATCCGTGGTCCGGGCCGTCGCGAGATCGGTCACGGCGCCTTGGCTGAACGCAGCGTGAAGCCGGTTTTGCCGGGGCCGGAAGAATTCCCCTACACGATCCGCGTGATCTCGGACATTCTGGAATCGAACGGTTCTAGCTCGATGGCCAGCGTCTGCGGCGCGACCCTCGGCTTGATGGCGGCCGGCGTGCCGATCAGCAACCCGGTGGCCGGCATCTCGGTCGGTCTGGTCCAAGAAGGGGACGACTTCATCTTGTTGACCGACATCCTCGGCGACGAAGATCACTTTGGCGACATGGACTTCAAGATCGCCGGTACGCAAAACGGCATCACCGGCATTCAGCTCGACCTGAAGATCAAGGGCATTAGCGCCGAGATCATCAAGGCGACCCTGGAGCAGTCGCGTGAAGCTCGTATCGAGATCCTGCGCACGATGCTGACCACGATTTCGGCGCCGAAAGACGAGCCGTCGGCGTGGGCTCCGCGTTTGATGTCCACCAAGATCAACCCCGAGAAGATCGGCCTACTGATCGGTCCCGGCGGCAAGACGATCCGCAGCATCCAGGAAGAAACTGGCGCCACGATCGACGTGCAAGAAGACGGTACCGTGTTGGTCGCCAGTGCGACGCTGGAATGGGCCGAAGCGGCCATGGCCCGCGTTCAGGCGATCACCGGCGAAGTCGAAGTCGGCAAGATCTATGAAGGTCGCGTGACCAGCGTGAAGGACTTCGGCGCCTTTGTCGAAATCCTGCCGGGTCGCGACGGTCTCTGCCACATCAGCGAACTGTCGAACGAATACGTCGGCAACGTCAACGACGTTGTCAAAGTCGGCGACATGCTGAAGGTCAAGGTTCTGCTGGTCGACGAACATGACCGCGTCAAGCTGAGCCATAAGGCGATCGACGCCCCGGCTGGCGACGACAATGGCGAACCGCAACCGGCCGGCGCTGGCGAAGGCGGCGGTGGTGATCGCGGCGGCCGTGGTGGTCGCGGCGGACGCGGCGGTCGCGGTGGACGTGGACGTCGTGACGACTAG
- a CDS encoding shikimate kinase, producing the protein MNLALVGFRGVGKSHVARLLAERLDWPAIDADVELQRRAQRTIAEIFAADGEQAFRDLETDLLLDLTQHDRQILALGGGAILRPENRQAIRERCFTVWLTADAETIFSRISADDATAAQRPGLTDKSPQDEIQHLLELRDPLYREAADAIVDTQARTPVEAADAIYQLFAPKIESAS; encoded by the coding sequence ATGAACCTGGCGCTGGTAGGTTTTCGCGGAGTCGGCAAGTCGCACGTCGCCCGGCTGTTGGCGGAACGACTCGATTGGCCGGCCATCGACGCGGATGTCGAACTGCAGCGGCGTGCGCAGCGTACCATCGCCGAGATCTTCGCCGCCGACGGCGAACAGGCGTTTCGCGATCTGGAAACCGACCTGCTGCTCGATCTGACGCAGCACGATCGCCAGATCCTTGCCCTCGGCGGCGGTGCAATTTTGCGGCCTGAGAATCGTCAGGCGATCCGCGAGCGCTGCTTCACCGTCTGGCTGACCGCCGACGCCGAGACGATTTTTTCCCGCATCTCCGCCGATGACGCAACGGCGGCCCAGCGTCCCGGTTTGACCGACAAGTCGCCGCAGGACGAGATCCAGCATCTGCTTGAGCTTCGCGATCCTCTCTATCGCGAAGCGGCCGATGCCATTGTCGATACGCAAGCGCGCACGCCGGTCGAAGCGGCCGACGCCATCTACCAACTCTTCGCACCGAAAATCGAGTCGGCGTCTTAA
- a CDS encoding two-component system sensor histidine kinase NtrB, whose translation MDGQTTSAENQTINQRLLEQYNEIAQLAGSLAHEIKNPLSVIRMNMDLLSEELDPPQTSAERRALQKTKIVQEQCMRLQNLLDDFLRFARLRQLNLLPGSLNEQVDRVLDFVATQAEKQGIEIVRYLDPDLPSINLDAETLYSALLNLVINAIQAMPDGGTLMVRSQETRHGVALGLIDTGCGMNEETALHMFDAFYSTKDGGSGLGLPLARKIIDAHHARIDVQSEIGRGTKFTLEFPKPARIGH comes from the coding sequence TTGGACGGCCAGACGACTTCTGCCGAAAACCAGACGATCAACCAGAGGTTGCTCGAGCAGTACAACGAGATCGCGCAATTGGCGGGCTCGCTGGCGCACGAGATCAAGAATCCTCTCTCGGTGATTCGCATGAACATGGATCTGCTCTCCGAAGAGCTCGATCCGCCGCAGACCTCGGCCGAACGCCGCGCCCTGCAAAAGACGAAGATCGTACAAGAGCAGTGCATGCGTTTGCAGAACCTGCTGGACGACTTTCTGCGTTTCGCCCGACTGCGGCAGTTGAACCTGTTGCCGGGCAGCCTGAACGAGCAGGTCGATCGCGTGCTCGATTTCGTCGCCACCCAGGCCGAGAAGCAAGGGATTGAGATCGTCCGCTATCTCGACCCCGACTTGCCGAGCATCAACCTGGACGCCGAGACCCTCTATTCGGCTCTCTTGAACCTCGTGATCAACGCGATTCAGGCAATGCCCGATGGCGGGACGCTGATGGTGCGCTCGCAGGAGACGCGGCATGGAGTCGCTCTCGGGCTGATTGATACCGGTTGCGGAATGAACGAGGAGACGGCGCTCCATATGTTCGACGCGTTCTATTCCACCAAGGATGGCGGCTCGGGCCTTGGTCTCCCCTTGGCTCGCAAGATTATCGACGCCCATCACGCGCGAATCGACGTGCAAAGCGAGATCGGCCGGGGAACGAAATTTACCCTGGAATTCCCGAAGCCGGCGCGGATTGGCCATTAG
- a CDS encoding sigma-54-dependent transcriptional regulator produces the protein MSGVPSKSDSTEIAPINYGAFRVLIVDNDKAHAMTMCESLERVGYPCTVATSGPEGIERIERDDFEIVITDLVMNEVDGIGVLKKAKSDLPECEVIVVTGHGTISIAVEAMQQGAFNFLEKPLTPDKLRAAVARAAETVQLRQTNIDLLQRLDERFGYEGLIFADARMGHVIDRLKRISPTDASILIQGETGVGKELVAQAIHQNSPRKNKPFVPLNCAELSEHLLESELFGHAKGAYTDAATERVGRFEYANGGTLFLDEVGDMPMATQVKLLRVLESGEITRVGENKPIKINVRLLSATNCNLEEAINRGAFRSDLYYRLRIVTVMVPPLRERRDDIIPLMDHFRRQFAKRHGKGVKGIDKAVVKRFYQFDWPGNVRQLRNLVESMVVLDLDGVLGIDDLPEELMDEADYVVHPVALPPPSSTSTGVSADGHVGLLDLVGQPMNELEKRFIAETLKFTNQNREEAAKMLQIGERTLYRKIKEYNLRGEN, from the coding sequence ATGTCTGGAGTTCCATCCAAGTCCGATTCGACGGAGATCGCGCCGATCAATTACGGTGCGTTTCGGGTCCTGATTGTCGACAACGACAAAGCGCACGCGATGACGATGTGCGAGAGCCTGGAGCGCGTCGGCTATCCCTGCACGGTCGCCACCAGCGGCCCGGAAGGGATTGAGCGGATCGAGCGGGACGATTTTGAGATAGTCATCACCGACCTAGTGATGAATGAGGTCGATGGCATCGGCGTCCTGAAGAAAGCGAAGAGCGACCTGCCGGAGTGTGAGGTGATCGTCGTCACCGGGCACGGCACGATTTCGATCGCTGTCGAAGCGATGCAGCAAGGCGCGTTCAACTTCCTCGAGAAGCCGCTGACGCCCGACAAGTTGCGCGCCGCCGTGGCTCGGGCTGCGGAGACGGTTCAGCTGCGGCAGACCAACATCGATCTCTTGCAGCGTCTGGACGAACGGTTTGGTTATGAAGGGCTGATCTTCGCCGATGCGCGGATGGGACACGTCATCGATCGCCTGAAACGCATCTCGCCAACCGACGCCAGCATCTTGATCCAGGGCGAGACAGGCGTAGGTAAAGAGCTGGTCGCCCAAGCGATCCACCAGAACAGTCCGCGGAAGAACAAGCCGTTCGTACCGCTTAACTGCGCCGAGCTAAGCGAACATCTGCTTGAGAGCGAACTGTTTGGTCATGCCAAAGGCGCCTACACCGACGCCGCGACCGAGCGGGTCGGCCGGTTCGAATATGCCAACGGCGGCACGCTTTTCCTGGACGAAGTCGGCGACATGCCGATGGCGACGCAGGTGAAGTTGCTGCGGGTGCTGGAGTCGGGCGAGATCACCCGCGTCGGTGAGAATAAACCGATCAAGATCAACGTCCGCTTGCTCTCGGCGACCAACTGCAACCTGGAAGAGGCGATCAACCGCGGGGCGTTCCGCAGCGACCTTTATTATCGTCTGCGCATTGTGACGGTGATGGTGCCGCCGCTGCGAGAACGTCGCGACGATATCATTCCGCTGATGGATCACTTTCGCCGGCAGTTCGCCAAACGGCATGGCAAAGGGGTGAAGGGGATCGATAAGGCGGTCGTCAAACGCTTCTACCAATTCGACTGGCCGGGCAACGTGCGGCAGCTGCGGAACCTGGTCGAAAGCATGGTTGTGTTGGACCTGGACGGCGTGCTTGGGATCGATGACTTGCCGGAAGAGCTGATGGACGAAGCCGACTACGTGGTTCACCCGGTGGCGCTGCCGCCTCCGTCGTCCACCTCAACGGGGGTTTCGGCCGATGGGCACGTTGGCTTGCTGGATCTGGTCGGTCAGCCGATGAACGAGCTGGAAAAGCGGTTCATCGCCGAAACGCTGAAGTTTACCAATCAAAATCGCGAAGAGGCGGCCAAGATGTTGCAGATCGGCGAGCGGACGCTGTATCGCAAGATCAAGGAATACAATCTTCGCGGCGAGAATTAA
- a CDS encoding prepilin peptidase, translating to MNAWLALSIELRMFLLMVVGAIAGGQINRAIYRLRSTPASIDPWTKKLDNAPSRSWFDRIPVFGWLSLSREVPLHGGYYWVRPLSIDLFFALFTPYYYWMMVQGDLLPEIIMTPAAQMQWALHATFLSHMTLIGFMAVATFIDFDERLIPDEITIPGFLLGLIFAAAMPMSLLTVPDPPVTFIPLNFNGPIEATFLRLTTGDQPWPDVLNGVAGLVLGLVLYFGWWLAITPKIIWWRKGIKRGCDFLVGSFRRYALTPFYLGLLAIGLIGISTVWLLAGGNDSWQGLLTSLCGMAFAGALIWLVRIFAGAALGREAMGFGDVTLMFMIGAYVGWQPAIAIFFLAPMIACLFAVGRWLLTGDVALAFGPYLCFGTMVVFLCWPSFWYQYSPMLVLGWILPAIFLALPICVGMILWPWQVFKERVLFRDS from the coding sequence GTGAACGCCTGGCTCGCACTATCGATCGAACTGCGGATGTTTTTGCTGATGGTAGTCGGGGCGATCGCCGGCGGGCAGATCAATCGCGCCATCTATCGTTTGCGCTCGACGCCGGCGAGCATCGATCCCTGGACCAAGAAGCTCGACAATGCGCCTTCAAGATCGTGGTTCGATCGGATCCCGGTCTTCGGTTGGCTCTCGCTCAGTCGCGAGGTTCCGCTGCATGGCGGATACTACTGGGTGCGTCCCTTATCGATCGATCTCTTTTTCGCCCTCTTCACGCCGTACTACTACTGGATGATGGTCCAAGGCGATCTGCTGCCGGAGATCATCATGACGCCGGCTGCACAAATGCAGTGGGCGCTGCACGCCACGTTCCTCAGCCACATGACATTGATCGGGTTCATGGCGGTCGCCACGTTCATCGACTTTGACGAACGACTGATTCCCGATGAGATTACGATCCCGGGATTTCTACTTGGATTGATCTTCGCCGCTGCGATGCCGATGTCGCTGTTGACCGTGCCCGATCCGCCGGTCACGTTCATACCGCTCAACTTCAATGGTCCGATCGAAGCGACGTTCCTGCGTCTGACGACCGGAGATCAACCATGGCCCGACGTCTTGAATGGCGTCGCCGGACTGGTGCTGGGACTGGTCTTGTACTTTGGCTGGTGGTTGGCGATCACGCCCAAGATCATCTGGTGGCGGAAGGGAATCAAGCGAGGTTGTGATTTTCTGGTCGGCAGTTTTCGGCGGTACGCGCTGACGCCGTTTTACCTCGGCTTGTTAGCGATTGGTCTGATCGGCATCTCGACCGTGTGGCTGCTCGCCGGCGGCAACGACTCTTGGCAAGGCTTACTGACTTCGCTCTGCGGGATGGCGTTTGCGGGAGCGCTGATCTGGCTGGTGCGCATCTTCGCCGGCGCCGCGCTCGGGCGCGAGGCGATGGGCTTCGGCGACGTGACGCTGATGTTTATGATCGGCGCCTATGTCGGTTGGCAGCCGGCGATTGCAATCTTCTTTCTCGCGCCAATGATCGCCTGTCTGTTTGCGGTTGGACGTTGGCTGCTGACCGGCGATGTGGCGCTCGCTTTCGGTCCCTACCTTTGCTTTGGCACGATGGTGGTCTTTCTCTGTTGGCCCAGCTTCTGGTATCAGTATTCGCCGATGCTAGTATTGGGTTGGATTCTGCCGGCGATCTTCTTGGCGCTGCCGATTTGTGTTGGGATGATCCTGTGGCCCTGGCAGGTCTTCAAAGAGCGGGTTCTCTTTCGCGATTCGTAG
- a CDS encoding OmpA/MotB family protein, giving the protein MFRFVAAILLFAFAAGCKSDAALRQQVQDAQQQQQAQIAEFQRRASGLDANNQDLHAQIAQSQQQAKILQDEVGLLKKQLRDAGEQLSMAQQQIASAKQENTTLLASTRQRGGAIITPNNSLQQSVSQIQIPGAQVRVDGDLIRIEIPADMVFMTGSNQLHQNAYATLDQVAVTIRQQFPRNLIGVEGHTDNSPASPPFASQHQLSASMAQATFDQLVARGQVPANRMFVVGHGGNHPVVSNATPAGQARNRRIDIVIYPDDVGS; this is encoded by the coding sequence ATGTTCCGCTTTGTCGCCGCCATTCTGTTGTTTGCGTTTGCCGCTGGGTGCAAGAGCGACGCTGCGCTGCGCCAACAGGTGCAAGACGCTCAGCAACAGCAACAGGCCCAAATCGCCGAATTCCAACGCCGCGCTTCCGGGCTCGACGCCAACAATCAAGATCTGCACGCTCAGATCGCCCAGTCGCAACAACAAGCCAAGATCCTGCAGGACGAAGTCGGCCTGCTGAAGAAACAGCTTCGCGACGCTGGCGAACAACTCTCGATGGCTCAGCAGCAAATCGCTTCGGCCAAACAAGAGAACACGACGCTGTTGGCGTCGACGCGACAGCGGGGCGGGGCGATTATCACCCCCAACAACAGTTTGCAGCAAAGCGTCTCGCAGATTCAGATTCCCGGCGCCCAGGTGCGCGTCGATGGCGATTTGATCCGGATCGAGATTCCGGCCGACATGGTCTTCATGACCGGCAGCAATCAACTGCATCAGAACGCCTACGCCACGCTTGACCAGGTCGCCGTGACGATCCGGCAGCAGTTTCCCCGCAATCTAATTGGGGTCGAAGGGCATACCGACAATTCACCCGCCTCGCCGCCGTTCGCCTCGCAGCATCAGCTGTCGGCCAGCATGGCGCAGGCCACCTTCGATCAACTGGTCGCTCGCGGTCAGGTGCCGGCCAATCGGATGTTCGTCGTCGGCCACGGCGGCAATCATCCGGTCGTCTCCAATGCGACCCCGGCCGGTCAGGCCCGCAACCGCCGCATTGATATTGTGATCTACCCGGACGACGTCGGCTCTTAA
- the mutL gene encoding DNA mismatch repair endonuclease MutL, with protein sequence MPTIRQLPTSVVNKIAAGEVIERPASVVKELMENSVDAGATRVDVTIEHGGSELVRITDNGCGIAEEQLQLSIASHATSKIVDADDLFHVGTLGFRGEALASIAEVSQFRLRSRTPDSDSASEMYVNGGQLVEVTPCGAAVGTTIEVRNLFFNTPVRKKFLRTTQTEFGHLSEAFTRIALAFPHVHFTLKHGARQIYDLPPSDNWRERLAAFFGDEIATHLIPVNNADDAIRLTGYVADPKFNRANNKMQFLFLNGRHIKDRALQHALSEAYRGLLLTGRYPIAFLRLQMPPEMVDVNVHPTKLEVRFQDSGRIYSQLLGTLRTKFLSTDLTATYKPIESDDLHGAASGGGNINGQDVETAAKMREELVAWAKGQLPSDTESTSGQREVQESLDLDFRSAQRQPLELSRFDRDALQSGPSARGYAESAVESARLDEPHETPAGPTPGRALQLHRRYLVTETPEGMVVIDQHALHERILYEEFREKALAGRLETQNLLTPETMHLSPSEFSAVMEAQETLAKLGFQVESFGGDTILISSYPAILDRRKPSDTLREMIDHLVGDGKRPDRRDLLDELLHMMSCKAAIKSGDRLSAEEIDALLELRHLCQDAHHCPHGRPTSLVFTKEELDRRFERI encoded by the coding sequence ATGCCGACGATACGACAATTGCCGACGAGCGTGGTCAACAAGATCGCCGCGGGCGAGGTGATCGAACGCCCGGCCAGCGTCGTCAAAGAACTGATGGAGAACTCGGTCGACGCCGGTGCGACGCGGGTCGACGTGACGATCGAGCATGGCGGCAGCGAACTGGTGCGGATCACCGACAACGGCTGCGGCATCGCCGAAGAGCAGCTGCAGCTTTCGATCGCATCGCATGCGACCAGTAAGATCGTCGACGCTGACGATCTATTTCATGTCGGCACTTTGGGGTTCCGCGGCGAAGCGTTGGCGTCGATCGCCGAGGTGAGCCAGTTTCGGCTCCGCAGCCGCACGCCCGATTCCGACTCCGCTTCCGAGATGTACGTCAACGGCGGGCAACTGGTCGAAGTGACTCCCTGCGGCGCCGCGGTTGGGACGACGATCGAAGTCCGTAATCTGTTTTTCAATACGCCGGTTCGCAAGAAGTTCTTACGGACGACGCAGACCGAGTTCGGGCATCTCAGCGAAGCGTTCACCCGTATCGCGCTCGCCTTTCCGCATGTCCATTTCACGCTGAAGCATGGGGCCCGGCAGATTTACGACCTGCCGCCGAGCGACAATTGGCGCGAGCGTTTGGCTGCGTTTTTCGGCGATGAGATCGCGACCCACCTGATTCCGGTCAACAACGCTGACGACGCGATTCGCTTGACCGGCTACGTGGCCGATCCCAAGTTCAATCGCGCCAACAACAAGATGCAGTTCCTGTTTTTGAACGGGCGGCACATCAAAGATCGGGCGCTGCAGCACGCCTTGTCCGAGGCGTATCGCGGCTTGCTGCTGACTGGTCGATATCCGATCGCTTTCCTCCGCCTGCAAATGCCGCCGGAGATGGTCGACGTTAATGTCCATCCGACCAAATTGGAAGTTCGCTTTCAGGACAGCGGTCGCATCTACAGTCAGCTGTTGGGGACGCTACGGACCAAATTCCTGTCGACCGACCTGACCGCCACCTACAAGCCGATCGAATCCGACGACCTGCATGGCGCCGCCAGCGGTGGCGGAAACATCAACGGGCAAGACGTCGAGACGGCCGCCAAGATGCGGGAAGAGTTGGTCGCGTGGGCCAAGGGGCAATTGCCGTCCGATACCGAGTCGACCAGCGGGCAGCGTGAGGTCCAGGAGTCGCTCGATCTCGATTTTCGCTCAGCTCAGCGTCAGCCGCTGGAACTGAGTCGTTTTGACCGGGATGCCCTACAGAGCGGCCCCTCGGCTCGCGGCTATGCAGAGTCGGCGGTCGAATCGGCCCGCCTTGATGAGCCGCACGAAACCCCGGCAGGACCGACGCCCGGTCGCGCACTACAATTACATCGTCGCTATTTGGTGACAGAGACGCCGGAAGGGATGGTCGTGATCGATCAACATGCCCTGCACGAGCGGATCCTGTACGAAGAATTTCGAGAAAAGGCGCTCGCCGGCCGGCTGGAAACGCAGAACCTGCTGACGCCGGAAACGATGCACCTGTCGCCGTCGGAGTTCTCGGCCGTCATGGAAGCCCAAGAGACGCTGGCGAAACTGGGGTTCCAGGTCGAGTCCTTTGGGGGGGATACGATCCTGATTAGCAGCTACCCTGCGATTCTCGATCGGCGCAAACCAAGCGACACGTTGCGAGAAATGATCGATCATTTAGTAGGAGACGGAAAACGGCCCGATCGCCGAGATTTGCTGGACGAATTACTTCACATGATGTCCTGCAAAGCGGCCATTAAGTCGGGCGACCGCCTGTCGGCCGAAGAAATTGACGCGTTACTAGAACTGCGGCACCTGTGCCAAGACGCCCATCATTGCCCGCACGGGCGCCCCACTTCGCTGGTTTTTACGAAAGAAGAGCTTGATCGGCGCTTCGAGAGGATTTGA
- the aroE gene encoding shikimate dehydrogenase — translation MICVSIGRGRHKHVIAEHRHLVDLGVKLVELRLDYINGTIKLKRLLNDRPGPVLVTVRREQDGGRWAPGMESERQMVLRTAIVEGADYVDIEEDIAANIPRYGSTKRIISYHNFRETPADIEEIHERIRQLDPDIVKLATMANSPHDNIRMLRLAQRSEVPTIALCMGDMGTPTRILGAKYGVPITYSTYSNERTLAPGQIGFQQMREIYGYEDINADTEIYGVIADPIGHSLSPQLHNACFREQGMNRCYLPFRVPREHLATFIQEDCPALDIKGLSVTIPHKESIVKLLKKPDATVAGIGAANTILFGEEGPAGFNSDCDAALASLATAFPKQEENPLANRSALVLGAGGVAKAIAWGLKNHGVDVIISSRTDESAAELAESLGCRTVTWEDRGLERVDILINGTPVGMHPNVNESPIDKVRLRPGMIVFDTVYNPEQTLLIKEARKRDCKVVTGVEMFVRQAAMQYQRFTGVQPSRDLMRDTLKKITGAAKAS, via the coding sequence ATGATCTGCGTCAGCATCGGCCGCGGCCGACATAAGCACGTTATCGCCGAGCATCGCCATCTGGTCGATCTGGGCGTCAAGCTAGTCGAGTTACGGCTCGACTACATCAACGGCACGATCAAGCTCAAGCGATTGCTCAATGATCGTCCCGGCCCGGTATTGGTAACCGTGCGGCGCGAACAGGATGGCGGACGCTGGGCGCCGGGGATGGAGTCGGAACGCCAGATGGTGCTGCGAACGGCAATCGTCGAAGGCGCCGACTACGTCGATATCGAAGAAGACATCGCCGCCAACATCCCGCGGTACGGCTCGACCAAGCGAATCATCAGCTACCACAACTTCCGCGAGACGCCGGCCGATATCGAAGAGATCCATGAGCGGATTCGCCAACTCGATCCCGATATCGTCAAGCTGGCGACGATGGCCAACTCGCCTCACGACAACATCCGCATGTTGCGCCTAGCGCAGCGGTCTGAAGTGCCGACCATCGCGCTCTGCATGGGCGACATGGGAACGCCGACGCGGATCCTCGGCGCCAAGTATGGCGTGCCGATCACGTACTCGACCTACTCCAACGAGCGGACGCTCGCTCCGGGGCAGATCGGCTTTCAGCAGATGCGCGAGATCTACGGCTACGAAGACATCAACGCCGATACCGAGATCTATGGCGTGATCGCCGATCCGATCGGGCATAGCTTAAGCCCGCAGTTGCATAACGCCTGTTTCCGCGAACAGGGGATGAATCGCTGCTACCTGCCGTTCCGCGTTCCCCGCGAACACCTGGCGACGTTCATTCAAGAAGATTGTCCAGCGCTAGATATCAAAGGTCTCAGCGTCACGATCCCGCACAAAGAGTCGATCGTCAAACTGCTAAAGAAGCCGGACGCCACTGTCGCCGGCATCGGCGCCGCCAATACGATCTTGTTTGGCGAAGAAGGTCCGGCCGGTTTCAACTCCGACTGCGACGCCGCCTTGGCGAGTCTGGCGACCGCATTTCCCAAACAGGAAGAGAACCCGCTGGCCAACCGTTCGGCCTTGGTGCTTGGCGCCGGCGGCGTCGCCAAGGCGATCGCCTGGGGACTAAAGAACCACGGGGTCGATGTGATCATCTCTAGCCGCACCGACGAGAGTGCGGCGGAATTGGCCGAGAGTCTCGGTTGCCGCACGGTGACTTGGGAAGACCGCGGCTTGGAGCGGGTCGACATCTTGATCAACGGTACGCCGGTCGGCATGCACCCGAACGTCAACGAGTCGCCGATCGACAAGGTGCGATTGCGGCCCGGCATGATCGTCTTCGATACGGTCTACAATCCGGAACAGACGCTGCTGATCAAAGAAGCGCGGAAGCGCGACTGCAAGGTCGTAACTGGCGTCGAAATGTTCGTGCGTCAGGCCGCGATGCAGTATCAGCGTTTTACCGGCGTCCAGCCGTCGCGCGATCTGATGCGGGACACGCTGAAGAAAATCACCGGCGCCGCCAAAGCGAGTTAG